In Maridesulfovibrio sp., a single genomic region encodes these proteins:
- a CDS encoding heavy metal translocating P-type ATPase yields MTARAEQTGKAFKIAHEVKHRIRMRSRRLFDPALDLKYLEAMIESLPGVESVRTNKWGSSIVIQYDGKRKNRERILELLENIPMEAYMPGGSGHDDITLPTVAAQGAAAALTPFMPHEAAAPASWMLGMPTMLEGLHTLLYEGVKVEVLDASAVAFSLLRKDYFTANAIVAMLGLGSYMESWTEKKSDDLLKNLLRPQVESVWVERDAREVQVEFNDLIVGDLVICGAGELVPVDGVVVDGDAALNQSSITGESLPLHASEGDEVLSGAVVEEGRIKIAAKNVGGETSMARIGRFLQNSLRNRSASQKKTDELADSLVPVTFGLGLALFALTRDVTRAASVLTVDYSCAIKLASPVAVKTGMHTAGHCGVLLKGAQALDNLARIDTIVFDKTGTLTRGDFMVADVIPDNGLDRDGLLALAAGAEEHYHHPVARAVVSEAKARKLELPPISQVDFIVAHGVSAYVEGEQVLVGSRHFLEDDEGIDCSSMNEQGKKLRSEGKSLLYVARSGRLLGLITLRDVLRPEASEALSMLKERGIEKIVMLTGDHRDTAKSIADELGCIDEVHWELKPEDKAELVNKLKESGCRLAFAGDGVNDAPALVSADVGICMPAGADLARESAQVVLLEDDLRILAVARDVAKNTEHILKRSFQAAVGINSAVLLAASTGKLSPVLSAFLHNTSTLGILAYAAAAGRRTPDSAVRLGSPTSYGKED; encoded by the coding sequence ATGACCGCGAGAGCGGAACAGACAGGAAAAGCCTTCAAAATCGCCCATGAGGTAAAACACAGAATCCGGATGCGCAGCCGCAGACTGTTCGATCCGGCGCTGGACCTGAAATACCTTGAGGCCATGATTGAATCCCTGCCCGGCGTGGAGAGCGTGCGGACCAACAAGTGGGGATCAAGCATTGTCATACAGTACGACGGCAAAAGGAAAAACAGGGAACGCATTCTGGAACTTCTCGAAAACATTCCCATGGAAGCATACATGCCCGGCGGTTCGGGCCATGATGATATAACGCTGCCCACAGTGGCGGCACAGGGAGCCGCTGCCGCACTGACTCCTTTCATGCCGCACGAAGCGGCTGCTCCGGCCAGTTGGATGCTCGGAATGCCCACCATGCTCGAAGGACTGCACACCCTTTTATATGAAGGAGTAAAAGTTGAAGTACTTGATGCATCGGCGGTTGCCTTTTCCCTGCTGAGAAAGGACTACTTCACCGCCAATGCCATTGTGGCCATGCTGGGTCTTGGGTCCTACATGGAAAGCTGGACCGAAAAGAAATCCGACGATCTGCTGAAAAACCTCCTGCGTCCGCAGGTGGAAAGCGTCTGGGTGGAGAGGGACGCGAGAGAAGTTCAGGTGGAATTCAATGACCTGATTGTAGGCGATCTGGTAATCTGCGGAGCCGGAGAACTGGTTCCGGTAGACGGAGTTGTGGTGGACGGCGACGCCGCGCTGAACCAGAGCTCGATCACCGGGGAGTCTCTCCCCCTGCATGCCAGCGAGGGAGACGAGGTTCTCTCCGGGGCAGTAGTGGAAGAAGGACGCATAAAAATTGCGGCTAAAAATGTCGGCGGGGAAACAAGCATGGCCCGCATCGGGCGATTCCTGCAGAACTCCCTGCGCAACAGGTCCGCATCCCAGAAGAAAACCGATGAACTTGCCGACAGCCTCGTTCCGGTCACCTTCGGGCTCGGATTGGCCCTTTTCGCGCTCACCCGCGATGTCACCCGTGCGGCATCGGTGCTTACGGTTGACTATTCCTGCGCCATCAAGCTGGCCTCTCCCGTGGCGGTCAAAACCGGCATGCACACCGCCGGTCACTGCGGGGTACTGCTCAAGGGTGCACAGGCGCTGGACAACCTGGCCCGCATCGACACCATTGTTTTCGACAAAACAGGAACGCTGACCAGAGGCGACTTCATGGTCGCGGACGTAATCCCGGATAACGGCCTGGACCGGGACGGTCTTCTGGCGCTGGCGGCGGGAGCGGAAGAACACTACCACCACCCGGTGGCCCGTGCCGTAGTCTCGGAAGCAAAAGCGCGCAAGCTTGAACTGCCCCCCATAAGCCAGGTCGACTTCATAGTCGCCCACGGCGTTTCCGCCTATGTGGAAGGGGAACAGGTTCTGGTGGGAAGCCGCCACTTTCTTGAAGACGATGAAGGAATAGACTGCTCGTCCATGAATGAACAGGGCAAAAAACTCCGCTCCGAAGGAAAATCGCTTCTGTACGTGGCCCGCTCCGGCAGGCTGCTGGGGCTGATAACCCTTCGGGACGTACTCCGTCCGGAAGCATCCGAAGCACTTTCCATGCTCAAGGAACGCGGCATAGAAAAAATAGTCATGCTCACCGGAGACCATAGGGACACAGCCAAATCCATAGCCGACGAACTCGGCTGCATTGACGAAGTCCACTGGGAGCTCAAGCCCGAAGACAAGGCCGAGCTGGTAAATAAACTTAAGGAATCCGGATGCAGGCTGGCCTTCGCCGGTGACGGGGTTAACGATGCCCCGGCCCTTGTTTCCGCGGATGTAGGCATCTGCATGCCCGCCGGGGCCGACCTTGCCCGGGAATCCGCTCAGGTTGTTCTTCTTGAGGACGACCTGCGCATTCTCGCCGTGGCCAGAGATGTGGCCAAAAACACGGAACACATACTCAAGAGATCGTTTCAGGCCGCCGTGGGCATAAACTCGGCGGTGCTGCTCGCTGCTTCTACCGGTAAGCTCTCTCCGGTACTCTCG
- a CDS encoding YtxH domain-containing protein, producing MSEYVNQPLPGSSSDEGAYLKNPQQPSYYFQDSNQYGTVNAQSVAQYPAEAAEYSAISSWFNVTSTDYLKGLALGAGVALVATNPTVQKAVVSGAVRLWSAIQGGVEELKEQVQDAKAEISRED from the coding sequence ATGAGTGAATACGTAAACCAGCCCCTGCCCGGCAGTTCCTCCGACGAAGGAGCATACCTGAAAAATCCGCAGCAGCCTTCCTACTATTTTCAGGACAGCAACCAGTACGGAACCGTCAACGCTCAGTCCGTTGCGCAGTATCCGGCAGAAGCGGCCGAATATTCCGCAATCTCCTCATGGTTCAACGTAACGAGCACTGACTATCTCAAAGGCCTCGCCCTCGGAGCCGGGGTCGCCCTTGTTGCCACCAACCCCACGGTACAGAAGGCCGTTGTATCCGGCGCGGTCAGGCTCTGGTCCGCCATACAGGGCGGGGTGGAAGAACTGAAGGAACAGGTTCAGGATGCCAAAGCAGAAATCAGCCGCGAGGACTGA
- the feoB gene encoding ferrous iron transport protein B: MTDITLGIAGNPNCGKTTMFNALTGAHQHVGNWPGVTVEKKFGYIKNNGVRVELVDLPGTYSLTAYTQEELVARDFLVDDRPEVVIDILNADALERNLYLAVQIMELGVPLVLGLNMMDEVRKNGKSIDSSKLAMLANCKVVETVARKGEGSNELIQASMDLAVEKKGEWKPLNISYGPDLDPVLAEMEALITAEKFLTSKVPARWTGIKYLEEDQDVIAKGHALNPNLSEKLRSMAAKVTAHTEKTLNSSPDAIIADYRYGYIAGLIKDVVSYPSSSEERLSRSDAMDKVLTHKLFGPIIMVGIIYMIYKVTFTVGEIPMGWLEDLFGMLGDAATATIPEGYLQSLVVSGIIDGVGGVLGFVPLIMFMFLMISALEDSGYIARMAYMLDRVFKTFGLHGTSVLPFIVSGGIAGGCAVPGVMAARTLRSPKEKLATLFVAPYMTCGAKVPVFLMLTAAFFPQKQATIMLLITLGAWAMALVVAKILRSSVIKGDPTPFVMELPPYRIPTLRGVLIHTWDRTWEYAKKAGTVILAISILIWAMMTFPELPENVTAKYEAMRAPVAEQLAALGENGDAEVKAALETKLEDIANEESEEAVRYTLAGRIGTFLEPVTELAGFNWRVNIALTGGFAAKEVIVSTLGTAYSLGEVDAEEAAPLSERLVADPLFTPAAAVALILFTMLYAPCFVTVVTMARESSWSWAMFSVVGSTALAFGVAVAGYNIAKAVL, from the coding sequence ATGACGGACATAACCTTAGGAATTGCGGGCAACCCGAACTGCGGTAAAACCACCATGTTCAATGCCCTCACCGGCGCACACCAGCATGTGGGAAACTGGCCCGGAGTTACTGTTGAAAAAAAATTCGGCTATATAAAAAACAACGGCGTCAGAGTGGAACTGGTTGACCTTCCGGGGACATACTCACTTACCGCCTACACCCAGGAAGAACTTGTAGCCCGCGATTTTCTCGTTGATGACCGCCCGGAAGTGGTTATCGACATTCTTAATGCAGATGCCCTTGAACGCAACCTCTACCTTGCCGTTCAGATAATGGAACTCGGCGTTCCGCTGGTTCTGGGACTCAATATGATGGATGAGGTCCGTAAAAATGGAAAATCCATCGACAGTTCCAAACTGGCCATGCTCGCCAATTGCAAGGTAGTGGAAACTGTTGCCCGCAAGGGTGAGGGATCAAACGAGCTGATACAGGCATCAATGGATCTCGCTGTTGAAAAAAAAGGAGAATGGAAACCGCTGAACATATCCTACGGCCCCGACCTTGATCCTGTCCTTGCCGAAATGGAAGCTCTTATTACTGCTGAAAAATTCCTGACCAGCAAAGTCCCGGCCCGCTGGACCGGGATAAAATACCTGGAGGAAGATCAGGACGTCATAGCCAAAGGACATGCCCTTAACCCGAACCTTTCGGAAAAACTCCGCAGCATGGCCGCAAAGGTCACCGCACACACCGAAAAGACCCTGAACTCAAGCCCGGATGCCATAATAGCAGACTACCGATACGGATACATCGCCGGACTCATAAAAGACGTTGTCTCCTACCCGAGCAGCAGCGAAGAACGGTTGAGCCGTTCGGATGCCATGGACAAAGTGCTCACCCACAAATTATTCGGCCCCATAATTATGGTAGGCATCATTTACATGATCTACAAGGTCACCTTCACTGTCGGTGAAATTCCCATGGGCTGGCTTGAGGATCTCTTCGGAATGCTCGGCGATGCAGCCACAGCAACAATACCGGAAGGCTACCTTCAATCTCTGGTTGTCTCCGGCATAATCGACGGCGTCGGCGGAGTGCTAGGATTCGTTCCGCTGATCATGTTCATGTTCCTCATGATATCAGCTCTGGAAGACTCCGGATACATAGCCCGCATGGCCTACATGCTTGACCGGGTATTCAAGACTTTCGGTCTGCACGGAACATCGGTCCTGCCGTTCATCGTTTCCGGAGGCATTGCCGGCGGCTGCGCTGTTCCCGGCGTAATGGCCGCCAGAACCCTGCGCAGCCCGAAGGAAAAACTGGCAACCCTGTTTGTGGCGCCGTACATGACCTGCGGAGCAAAAGTCCCGGTATTCCTCATGCTCACTGCAGCATTTTTCCCGCAAAAGCAGGCAACCATAATGCTGCTCATCACCCTGGGGGCCTGGGCAATGGCACTTGTTGTCGCCAAGATTCTGCGCTCAAGCGTCATCAAGGGTGATCCTACCCCGTTTGTAATGGAACTTCCTCCTTATAGAATTCCCACCCTGCGCGGAGTGCTCATTCACACATGGGACCGCACCTGGGAATACGCCAAAAAGGCCGGTACCGTAATCCTGGCCATTTCCATACTTATCTGGGCCATGATGACCTTCCCGGAACTGCCTGAAAACGTAACCGCAAAATACGAAGCCATGCGCGCACCTGTAGCGGAACAGCTTGCCGCCCTCGGTGAGAACGGTGACGCAGAAGTCAAAGCCGCCCTTGAAACAAAGCTTGAAGATATTGCCAACGAGGAATCCGAAGAAGCCGTCCGTTATACTCTGGCAGGACGCATCGGAACCTTCCTTGAACCGGTTACCGAACTTGCCGGATTCAACTGGCGGGTCAACATTGCCCTTACCGGTGGCTTCGCAGCCAAGGAAGTCATTGTATCCACCCTTGGAACAGCCTACTCCCTCGGTGAAGTGGACGCGGAAGAAGCCGCCCCGCTTTCGGAAAGACTGGTTGCAGACCCGCTCTTCACTCCTGCCGCTGCTGTGGCCCTGATTCTGTTTACCATGCTTTATGCCCCGTGCTTTGTAACTGTAGTTACCATGGCCCGCGAATCAAGCTGGAGCTGGGCTATGTTCAGTGTGGTCGGTTCCACGGCTCTGGCCTTCGGCGTGGCTGTAGCGGGATACAATATAGCAAAAGCAGTTCTCTAA
- a CDS encoding cation-translocating P-type ATPase, protein MNQNISIRHSIPGRVRFRIRSMSNNPSLAEKLDNELKKISHIEYIRPNIHCGSLTIRFNPELEDLTALVSCIQELAGNGKPSGAGTLSPCASSMCECKACRTTNAGCNPVKSSLVRFLAVSSVMGVVFVRTTVMGLAVAETALSPLGLIAIGLSLPLFKKAYHQLKQKRFTLEAFLGASCVAAVAAGEALTAFEVLWINSGAELVKSWITERSRKSISSILEVTSHHTFVLADGVEVEKEVRDLRKGDTVVLHTGEKVCVDGEIVDGEALLDESPISGRSDLIHRKSGDKVLAGTFVRQGVIYVKAREVGDRTYLSRILKMVEDSLENRAPIEGVADRLAANLIRLGFVTTAGTWLLTGSLYRAFTVLLVMACPCATVLAASTAVSAAISAAAKRNILIKGGRYLEEAGRTEIICFDKTGTLTTNEPILSDIVPLNGTEQKILLQTAVSVEMHNHHPLAQTIKHEADKQGIEPKAHTVCEYLPGMGMRAEISGSEILVGNGKLMDRYEVDTSAAAAEAAPLHSRGRTVLFVADSKRVTGLLAFDNMIRPESREAVSRLRTGGAKDIILITGDERNTAMELAGKLGITEVHASVMPEDKAGIVAELQTQGAAVLMIGDGVNDALALARADVGVAMGAGGSEVAIEAADIALVNDDLGGLVYVQSLSRETLRVVHQNFWIASGSNLAGVVLGAMGLLSPVMAGLIHIGHSLGVLANSARLLRYDPPALETSNTLPEQ, encoded by the coding sequence ATGAACCAGAACATCAGCATACGTCACAGCATTCCCGGACGAGTCAGATTCAGAATCAGAAGCATGAGCAACAACCCGTCTCTGGCCGAAAAGCTGGACAATGAACTAAAAAAAATAAGCCATATCGAGTACATCCGTCCAAATATACATTGCGGCAGCCTCACGATTCGCTTCAATCCGGAACTGGAAGACCTGACCGCCCTTGTGAGTTGCATTCAGGAACTGGCCGGAAACGGAAAACCGTCCGGCGCGGGCACTCTTTCCCCCTGTGCCTCATCCATGTGCGAATGCAAAGCCTGCAGGACAACAAACGCCGGATGTAATCCGGTAAAGTCTTCACTGGTCCGGTTTCTCGCGGTCAGTTCGGTCATGGGCGTGGTGTTCGTTCGCACAACAGTCATGGGACTCGCAGTTGCGGAAACGGCTCTGAGCCCACTGGGGTTGATAGCCATAGGACTTTCACTGCCGCTGTTCAAGAAAGCGTACCACCAGTTGAAGCAGAAGCGTTTCACTCTGGAAGCATTCCTGGGAGCCAGTTGTGTTGCAGCGGTAGCAGCAGGCGAAGCGCTGACGGCGTTTGAAGTGCTCTGGATCAATTCCGGGGCGGAGCTGGTCAAGTCGTGGATAACGGAACGTTCACGCAAATCCATCAGCAGCATTCTGGAAGTAACCTCCCACCACACCTTTGTTCTGGCTGACGGTGTGGAAGTGGAAAAAGAGGTCCGGGACCTGCGCAAGGGCGATACCGTTGTGCTGCACACAGGTGAAAAGGTCTGCGTGGACGGCGAAATTGTGGACGGAGAAGCCCTTCTGGACGAATCCCCCATTTCCGGACGCTCCGACCTCATTCACAGAAAATCCGGCGACAAAGTTCTGGCCGGAACCTTTGTCCGCCAGGGAGTAATATACGTCAAAGCCCGGGAAGTCGGAGACAGGACCTATCTGTCGCGCATCCTGAAAATGGTTGAAGACTCCCTTGAAAACCGGGCCCCGATCGAAGGGGTAGCGGACAGACTGGCCGCAAACCTGATCCGTCTGGGATTTGTGACCACGGCCGGGACATGGCTGCTGACCGGAAGCCTCTACCGGGCCTTTACCGTGCTGCTGGTCATGGCCTGCCCCTGCGCAACAGTGCTGGCCGCGTCGACGGCGGTTTCCGCAGCCATAAGCGCAGCCGCAAAACGCAACATACTCATCAAAGGAGGCCGTTACCTTGAAGAAGCTGGCAGGACGGAAATCATCTGCTTCGACAAGACCGGCACCCTGACCACCAATGAGCCGATCCTCTCCGACATAGTTCCCCTTAACGGGACCGAACAGAAAATTCTGCTGCAGACCGCGGTTTCCGTGGAGATGCACAATCACCACCCACTGGCCCAGACCATAAAGCACGAAGCGGACAAACAGGGAATCGAGCCTAAAGCCCACACTGTCTGCGAATATCTTCCGGGCATGGGGATGCGTGCGGAAATCTCCGGCAGCGAAATACTTGTCGGCAACGGCAAGCTTATGGACCGCTACGAAGTGGATACATCCGCTGCAGCAGCAGAGGCAGCCCCGCTGCATTCCCGAGGCCGTACTGTTCTTTTTGTTGCCGACAGCAAACGCGTTACCGGGCTGCTGGCCTTTGACAACATGATCCGCCCGGAAAGCCGCGAGGCGGTGAGCCGTCTGCGCACCGGCGGAGCAAAGGACATCATCCTCATAACCGGTGACGAACGGAACACGGCCATGGAACTGGCCGGGAAACTGGGCATAACCGAAGTGCACGCCTCGGTCATGCCGGAAGACAAGGCCGGCATCGTAGCAGAACTTCAGACACAGGGAGCGGCGGTTCTCATGATCGGTGACGGGGTGAACGATGCCCTGGCCCTGGCACGTGCCGATGTGGGCGTGGCCATGGGTGCAGGAGGAAGTGAAGTAGCCATAGAAGCCGCGGACATAGCTCTTGTGAACGATGATCTCGGGGGGCTCGTATACGTGCAGTCCCTCAGCAGAGAGACTCTGCGGGTGGTCCACCAGAACTTCTGGATTGCCTCCGGGTCAAATCTCGCCGGAGTTGTTCTGGGTGCAATGGGACTGCTCTCCCCGGTGATGGCAGGACTCATTCATATCGGACACTCCCTCGGAGTTCTGGCCAACTCGGCACGACTGCTGCGCTATGACCCGCCTGCACTTGAAACAAGCAACACCCTACCGGAGCAATAG
- a CDS encoding HMA2 domain-containing protein, giving the protein MDFQLLMELRNYLTIKHHIPGRIRIQFSPGLLGDRRAGKLREKAGEELPSCIRSSKLNMFTRNVIIEYDAETIVPEKLHEALITKDPERFEKLAAELQAIMER; this is encoded by the coding sequence ATGGATTTCCAATTACTGATGGAACTCAGAAACTATCTGACCATAAAACACCACATCCCCGGACGCATCCGCATTCAATTTTCTCCCGGACTTCTGGGGGACCGGCGCGCCGGAAAACTGAGGGAGAAAGCAGGAGAAGAGCTTCCTTCGTGCATCCGAAGCAGCAAGCTGAACATGTTCACCCGCAACGTGATTATTGAATACGATGCCGAAACCATTGTGCCCGAAAAACTGCATGAAGCACTGATCACCAAGGACCCGGAGCGGTTTGAAAAACTGGCGGCGGAACTTCAGGCGATAATGGAAAGATAA